The genomic DNA CGTGTCCAAGCCGTTGGTGTACCTGTACCTGAACTCCAAGGAAGACCTCTTCACCGCCTGCATCCGGCGTGAGGCGAAGGCGCTGACCGCCGCGGTGCGCGCGGGCGTACGGCCGGGGCTGCCCGCCGACCGCCAGCTCTGGGACGGGCTGACGGCGTTCTTCACGCACACCGCGCAGAACCCCGACGCATGGTCCGTCCTGCACCTCCAGGCGCGGACGCACGGCGAGCCGTTCGCCGCCGAAGTCACCGCGATGCGCGAGGAGATCGTCGCGTTCGTCACCCAGCTGATCGTGGTCGCCGCGCGTGCCGCACACCGGAACCCGTCCCTCCCGGAGCGTGAAGTGGCCGGGCTCGCGGAGGCGTTGGTCGGTGCGGCCGAGTCGCTCGCGGCCTGGGCCAACACCGCCCCGGGCGTCTCCGCCAAACAGGCCGCGGCCACCTTGATGAACTTCGCCTGGGCGGGACTGGGCGACCTCATGGAGGGCCGCCCCTGGGCCCCGTCGGCCTGAGGAACGACCGGCCGACCGGGACCCTGGTCAGGCGGAGTTCGCGCGATACTCGCGCAGTTCGCCGGTGAGGTGCACCCGCTCCCCGCCCCGCAGCTCGAACCGCCCCCCGTCGGCCGCGTACGTCACGGTGCCCGGCAGCAGCACGGGCGACTTGAACTCGGCCCGCAGTTGGACGGAGGCGTCGGCCGGCTGCTCGGCGAGGCAGCGGGCGACGGTCCACATCCCGTGCGCGATGGCCCGCGGGAAGCCGAACAGGCGGGCGGTGAGCGGGTGCAGGTGGATCGGGTTGCGGTCCCCGGAGACGGCCGCGTACCGCCGCCCGACGTCCGCGGCGAGCCGCCACTCGGCGACCACGGGCAGGGGCTTCGGCTCGGCGGACGGCACGGGTGCGGCCGTGCGGGCGTCCGCTGCGGTGCGGGCGTCCGTCGCGGTGCGCGCGTCCGCCGGGGTGCGGGCGTCCGTCGCGGTGCGCGCGTCCGCCGGGGTGCGGGCGTCCGTCGCCCTCCGGTGCCGCGCCAGATAGGTGCTCCTCGACTCCCATACGAGGCTGCCGTCCACCCGCGCCCCGGTCACCACGGTCGCCTCCGTACCGCGCCGGTGGGGCGTCAGTCCCTCGACGTGCACGGCGAGTTCGTACTCCCCGGTGGCGGCCGGCTCCCGCAGCCGCGTGACCTCGATCGAGGTGTGCACGAGCCCGAGCAGCGGCAGCGGGAAGGCCCGGCTCGCCATGATCCGCATGGCGAGGGGAAAACCGAGGACGTGCGGATAGGTGAGGGGCAGCGCGTCGGCGCCGGTGGGGAAACCGCAGGCGCGCTCATAGGCGGCGAGCCGCGCGAGATCGATCCGCACACCGGACAGGACGAGCCGGCTGTGCGGGAAGGCCGCGTCGGGCCGGGGCCGCTTGAACGGCGACAGCACGGCACCACGGGCGAGAAGGGGAAGCAGGGTCTGCACGGTCGGCTCCCGGCTCGGTCCTAATTTACTCTGGAGTAAGGTTACCGGGGGTAAGGCTACTCAAAGGGCAGGGGCGGGTCGAGATGGGTGACCCCGGCCGAGTGCGCCGACGGCGTTACAGGAGCGCCCGTGAGGTTGCACATCCCCAGCTCCGGACCATCTCGGAACCCGCACGAACTCCCCACTCCGGCCCCGTACGATCCACCTTCTACCACCGGTAACACGGCCGCGGGCGACACCGGCGGTGAACGACCCCCTACGCACGGCACGTACGACAAGCAGCAGAGAACCAGTTCGCTGCCCGCCCCAGGAGCCGCCCTGTGTCCACCCCGTACCCGACCTCGTCGTCGTTCGACCCCGCCGCGCCCGCCTCCGTCGAGCCCGAGATCCGGCGGCTGGACGGGGTGGTGCGCGAGGTGGCCGTGCCGCCGCTCGTCGGGCAGGTGACGCACGGTTCGCTCGCGGACATCCCGTTCGACAACGCGGACGTGGCGCCCGAAGACGTGGTCCTCAGCCGGAAGACGCCGGACGGCGGCTGGACCGATGTGACGGCGGCCGAGTTCGCCGGCCAGGTGCTGGCCGTGGCCAAGGGGCTGATCGCCGAGGGGCTGATGCCGGGCGACCGCCTCGCGATCATGGCGCGTACGACGTACGAGTGGACGCTCCTCGACTTCGCCGCGTGGGCGGCGGGCCTGGTGACCGTCCCCGTCTACCCCACCTCCTCCGTCTTCCAGACCCGCTGGATCCTCCAGGACTCGGGAGCCGTCGCGCTCGCCACGGAGTCCGCGGGCCAGGCGGCCGCCCTCGGCCCGGAGCTCTCCCGCCTGCCCGATCTGCGGCACGTGTGGGTCTTCGACAAGGGACATGTGGAGCGTCTGGCGGAACTGGGGCGCGATGTCCAGGACCAGGAAGTCGCCGTACGACGCGGGGTGCTGGGCCCCGACACCCTGGCCACCCTCGTCTACACCTCGGGCACGACGGGGACCCCCAAGGGCTGCGCCCTCACGCACGGCAACTTCTTCGCGGAGATCGACAACGCGGTCGAACTCCTCTACCCCATCTTCAAGTCGAAGACGAAGGAGGAGGCGTCGACGCTCCTCTTCCTGCCCCTGTCGCACGTCTTCGGCCGGATGGTCGCGGTCGCCTGCGTCCGCGCACGGGTGCGCCTGGGCCATGCGCCGAGCCTCACGACGGAGGATCTGCTCGCGGACCTCGCGAGCTTCCGGCCGACCTGTCTGCTGGCCATCCCGTACATGCTGGAGAAGGTCTTCAACGGGGCCCGGGCGACGGCCGAGAAGGGCGGCCGGGCGTCTTCCTTCGACCGGGCGGTCTCCGTGGCCCGCAAGTACGGCGAGGCGATGGAGACCCGGCAGCAGGGCACCGGCTCCGGCCCCAGCCGGGGCCTGAAGGCGGGCCGCGCCCTCTACGACCCCCTGGTCTACCGCCGCATCCGCAACGCGCTGGGCGGCAGGGTGCGGTATGTGATCTGCGGCGGCTCCCCGCTGGGCCGCCCGCTGGCCGCGTTCTACGCCGGTGCGGGCATCGAGATCTACGAGGGCTACGGACTGACGGAGACGACGGGCGCGGCCACGGTCACGCCTCCGCACAAAACCCGCCTGGGCACGGTGGGCTGGCCGCTGCCCGGCACCCGGGTCCGGATCGCGGCCGACGGGGAGATCCTGCTCAGCGGCGGCCAGGTGTTCCGCGGCTACTGGGATCCGCACGCGGGCGGGGTGGTCCCGGCGACGCCGGACGGCTGGTTCGCGACGGGCGACATAGGCCGGCTGGACGACGAGGGCCATCTGACGATCACGGGCCGCAAGAAGGAGATCCTGATCACCGCGGGCGGCAAGAACGTGGCCCCGGCGCCGCTGGAGAACTGGCTCCGCTCGCATCCGCTGATCTCGCAGGCCTTGGTGGTGGGTGACGGCCGCCCCTATGTCACGGCCCTGCTCACCCTCGATCCCGAGGGCATCACGCACTGGCGCCAGATGAACGGCAAGCACGGCGTCCCGCCGGAACTCCTCATGGACGACGAGGAGTTGTTCTCGGTACTGCAACGCGCGGTGGACGAGGCGAACAAGCTCGTCTCCCGCCCGGAGTCGATCCGCCGCTTCGCCGTCCTGCCGGTGGACTTCACGGAGGAGGCGGGGCATCTGACGCCGTCGATGAAGCTGAGGCGGGAGGCGATCGCCCGGGACTTCGGGCGGGAGATCGAGGGGATGTACGCGCAATAGGGCCGTTCCCGAGGCGGCGAGGCCCGGTTGCGGAACAGCATGAGCATCACAAAAGCGCCCCCGCTAGGGTCGGTACATGAACCCACGACGACGCCTCGCGGCCTACGGCGTGCCCGGCGCCCTCGCGATCGTTCTGCTGCTCGTCGCGGCGGCGTATCTCCGCCCCGGCGGCGAGGTGGAGGCGGCGGTCCCCGCCGTGGACGCGAAGACCGGCCGCATCTGCCGGGCCCTGGCACACGACCTGCCCGACACCGTGGCCGGTCTGAAGCGCCGGGCGACGGACCCCTCGTCGCCGCTCACCGCGGCATGGGGGGACCCCGCGATCGTGCTGCGCTGCGGTGTCCCGCGACCGGCCGAGATGAACAGCGCCGGCGCGGTGGGCGCGGACCTCAAGGGGGTCGGCTGGATGCTGGGCAGCCGCGTCGTGGACGGCCGGCACCTGTGCACCACCACGCTCCGCGAGATCTACGTCGAGGTGAGCGTCCCCACGCGGTACGGCGACGTCTTCGCCCTGGAGGGCCTGGCCGCCGCCGTGCGGAAGAACGTCCCCGAGGGCATCAGCGACCAGTCCTGACACCCTGACCCCGCCCGGCACAAAGGCAGGAGCCCCGACACCTGACGGCGCGGGGCTCCTTGGGTACTGCATCCGTTCCGGATCAAAGCATTGGGCTCAGGAGAGCCGAAGGCTTAGAGCGGGGTGACGTTCTCCGCCTGCGGGCCCTTCGGACCCTGCGTGACGTCGAAGGAAACCGACTGGTTCTCTTCGAGAGAGCGGAATCCGCTCGCGTTGATCGCGGAGTAGTGGACGAAGACGTCCGGGCCGCCGCCTTCCTGGGCGATGAAACCAAAGCCCTTTTCGGCGTTAAACCACTTCACGGTTCCGGTAGCCATAAGCCCTCCTTGGGCCCAAAGGGTTGCCCTGCTCCAGAACCTGCAAGTGTATAAACAACTGCATACGTCTGAAAACGACTAGAGCCCGCGGTCACATGCTCCGCAGGCTCTGTACTGCAAGGGAAACCAAACTGCAACTTGCGGCGAGCCTAGCACGCAGGCAGCCGAATGCAATAGAGGGAAAGATCACGTCACCCGGATGTTTGACCAGGTCGGGTGAAGGGTTGACGACCGGGTGTACGCGCCCTGTCGCAGGCCTTGACACAAGAGGTGCGCGGGGTTTCGAAAACCACACCGGGACCCTGGAGCCTGCACCGTACCTCATGGGGTCTAGCCTCACGATGTGGACAATTCTCGCACCCGGCCGCGCGTCGGCCACATCCAGTTCCTGAACTGCCTGCCGCTGTACTGGGGGCTCGCGCGGACCGGGACGCTCCTCGACTTCGAGCTGACCAAGGACACTCCGGAGAAGCTCAGCGAGAAGCTGGTGCGGGGTGATCTCGACATCGG from Streptomyces avermitilis MA-4680 = NBRC 14893 includes the following:
- a CDS encoding TetR/AcrR family transcriptional regulator is translated as MGAVKNKRMPRAVREQQMLDAAVHTFGQRGYRAASMDEIAELAGVSKPLVYLYLNSKEDLFTACIRREAKALTAAVRAGVRPGLPADRQLWDGLTAFFTHTAQNPDAWSVLHLQARTHGEPFAAEVTAMREEIVAFVTQLIVVAARAAHRNPSLPEREVAGLAEALVGAAESLAAWANTAPGVSAKQAAATLMNFAWAGLGDLMEGRPWAPSA
- a CDS encoding MaoC family dehydratase, whose protein sequence is MQTLLPLLARGAVLSPFKRPRPDAAFPHSRLVLSGVRIDLARLAAYERACGFPTGADALPLTYPHVLGFPLAMRIMASRAFPLPLLGLVHTSIEVTRLREPAATGEYELAVHVEGLTPHRRGTEATVVTGARVDGSLVWESRSTYLARHRRATDARTPADARTATDARTPADARTATDARTAADARTAAPVPSAEPKPLPVVAEWRLAADVGRRYAAVSGDRNPIHLHPLTARLFGFPRAIAHGMWTVARCLAEQPADASVQLRAEFKSPVLLPGTVTYAADGGRFELRGGERVHLTGELREYRANSA
- a CDS encoding AMP-dependent synthetase/ligase, coding for MSTPYPTSSSFDPAAPASVEPEIRRLDGVVREVAVPPLVGQVTHGSLADIPFDNADVAPEDVVLSRKTPDGGWTDVTAAEFAGQVLAVAKGLIAEGLMPGDRLAIMARTTYEWTLLDFAAWAAGLVTVPVYPTSSVFQTRWILQDSGAVALATESAGQAAALGPELSRLPDLRHVWVFDKGHVERLAELGRDVQDQEVAVRRGVLGPDTLATLVYTSGTTGTPKGCALTHGNFFAEIDNAVELLYPIFKSKTKEEASTLLFLPLSHVFGRMVAVACVRARVRLGHAPSLTTEDLLADLASFRPTCLLAIPYMLEKVFNGARATAEKGGRASSFDRAVSVARKYGEAMETRQQGTGSGPSRGLKAGRALYDPLVYRRIRNALGGRVRYVICGGSPLGRPLAAFYAGAGIEIYEGYGLTETTGAATVTPPHKTRLGTVGWPLPGTRVRIAADGEILLSGGQVFRGYWDPHAGGVVPATPDGWFATGDIGRLDDEGHLTITGRKKEILITAGGKNVAPAPLENWLRSHPLISQALVVGDGRPYVTALLTLDPEGITHWRQMNGKHGVPPELLMDDEELFSVLQRAVDEANKLVSRPESIRRFAVLPVDFTEEAGHLTPSMKLRREAIARDFGREIEGMYAQ
- a CDS encoding DUF3515 domain-containing protein, with product MNPRRRLAAYGVPGALAIVLLLVAAAYLRPGGEVEAAVPAVDAKTGRICRALAHDLPDTVAGLKRRATDPSSPLTAAWGDPAIVLRCGVPRPAEMNSAGAVGADLKGVGWMLGSRVVDGRHLCTTTLREIYVEVSVPTRYGDVFALEGLAAAVRKNVPEGISDQS
- a CDS encoding cold-shock protein; this encodes MATGTVKWFNAEKGFGFIAQEGGGPDVFVHYSAINASGFRSLEENQSVSFDVTQGPKGPQAENVTPL